One window of Populus nigra chromosome 5, ddPopNigr1.1, whole genome shotgun sequence genomic DNA carries:
- the LOC133694317 gene encoding uncharacterized protein At4g08330, chloroplastic-like yields the protein MEKSTAFREAYLNGNHHHSFSSSSASHRHVSYSCGICGYELNLSSSNRNTSTIGSKYGKSIKRGKISFFFIDESRFTQVDEFQCFPFFSKNSLGLFRQRTALLCRKCGNHIGIAYADEASAYPLVADGSDSSSVSEVFKRRKYDVKIRALQPSSAEQFSIPLYT from the exons ATGGAAAAATCTACGGCTTTCAGGGAAGCTTACCTCAACGGGAATCACCatcattccttttcttcttcctctgcttCTCATAGACATGTTAGCTACAG CTGCGGTATCTGCGGGTATGAGTTGAACTTGAGCTCCTCCAATCGAAACACGTCAACAATTGGCTCTAAATATGGGAAATCCATAAAGCGAGGGAAAATCTCATTCTTCTTCATCGATGAGAGTAGATTTACTCAGGTTGATGAATTCCAATGCTTTCCCTTCTTTTCAAAAAACTCACTTGGTTTGTTCCGCCAGAGAACTGCACTTCTTTGCCGCAAGTGTGGTAATCACATTGGAATTGCTTATGCTGATGAAGCTTCAGCTTATCCACTTGTAGCAGACGGATCTGACTCTTCCTCAGTCAGTGAAGTTTTCAAACGTcgaaaatatgatgttaaaaTCCGTGCCTTGCAGCCTTCTTCTGCCGAGCAGTTTAGCATTCCACTTTACACCTGA